In Thauera sp. JM12B12, one DNA window encodes the following:
- a CDS encoding SLAC1 anion channel family protein — MHTNASAAPTAVSPPLERLAHFPVALFSTVMGMAGLTIAWLKAHHTGGVPLEIGVALRWLASALYLFLLATYGAKLLRHPEAVKADRAHPVRLNFFPAISIGLLLLSISWAQDAPAVAQWMWGIGAAVHLMFTLFAMSSWIHHTHYDIKHANPAWFIPVVGNIIVPIAGVRFAPADISWFFFSIGLVFWLVLMTIVLYRLFFHEPLPARLTPTLFILIAPPAVGFLAYVGLTDQVDAFARVLYFTALFLTLLLASNAVRFFRLPFFISAWAYSFPLAAMTIATFEMSARSGQVFYAGLSWAMLAVLSGVVALLAFKTLRAASRGQICVPE; from the coding sequence ATGCACACGAACGCTTCAGCCGCGCCCACGGCGGTGAGCCCCCCGCTCGAGCGGCTCGCGCATTTCCCGGTCGCCCTGTTCTCCACCGTGATGGGCATGGCGGGCCTCACCATTGCCTGGCTCAAGGCCCATCACACCGGCGGCGTGCCGCTCGAGATCGGCGTCGCGCTGCGCTGGCTGGCGAGTGCGCTGTACCTGTTCCTGCTGGCGACGTACGGAGCCAAGTTGCTGCGACACCCCGAGGCGGTGAAGGCCGATCGCGCCCATCCGGTGCGCCTGAACTTCTTCCCCGCGATCTCCATCGGCCTGCTGCTGCTGTCGATCAGCTGGGCACAGGACGCCCCGGCCGTCGCGCAATGGATGTGGGGCATCGGCGCCGCCGTGCATCTCATGTTCACGTTGTTCGCCATGAGCAGCTGGATCCACCACACCCACTACGACATCAAGCACGCCAACCCGGCCTGGTTCATCCCGGTGGTGGGCAACATCATCGTGCCGATCGCCGGCGTGCGCTTCGCGCCCGCGGACATCAGCTGGTTCTTCTTCAGCATCGGGCTGGTGTTCTGGCTGGTGCTGATGACGATCGTGCTGTACCGGCTGTTCTTCCATGAGCCGCTGCCCGCGCGCCTGACGCCCACGCTCTTCATCCTGATCGCCCCGCCCGCGGTCGGTTTCCTGGCCTATGTCGGCCTCACCGACCAGGTCGACGCCTTCGCCCGGGTGCTGTACTTCACCGCGCTGTTCCTGACCCTGCTGCTGGCGAGCAATGCGGTGCGCTTCTTCCGCCTGCCGTTCTTCATCTCGGCGTGGGCCTATTCCTTCCCGCTGGCAGCGATGACGATCGCCACCTTCGAGATGAGTGCTCGCAGCGGCCAGGTCTTCTATGCAGGGCTGTCCTGGGCGATGCTCGCGGTGCTGAGCGGCGTCGTCGCGCTGCTGGCCTTCAAGACCCTGCGGGCCGCCAGCCGCGGCCAGATCTGCGTGCCCGAGTGA
- a CDS encoding MBL fold metallo-hydrolase, with protein sequence MPQAEIRSFFDAATNTVTHVVSDPATARAAIIDSVLDYDPRSGRTSRTSADAVIAYVRDAGLQVDWLLETHAHADHLSAAPYLKQQLGGKIGIGAHIRQVQAVFKDLFNAKDMNTHGAEFDHLFEDGERFRIGGLAVEVMHTPGHTPACLTYIVGQDAFVGDTLFMPDYGTARCDFPGGDAATLFRSIRKLLSLPPETRLHLCHDYPPDDRAPVWETTVAEQRAKNVHVHEGVAEADFVAMRTARDRTLAMPTLILPAIQVNVRAGNLPPAEDNGVHYLKIPIDLL encoded by the coding sequence ATGCCCCAGGCAGAGATCCGGTCCTTCTTCGACGCCGCCACCAACACCGTCACTCACGTGGTGTCCGACCCCGCGACAGCACGCGCTGCGATCATCGACAGCGTGCTCGACTACGACCCCAGGTCGGGACGCACATCGCGCACCTCGGCCGACGCCGTCATCGCCTACGTGCGCGACGCCGGGCTTCAAGTCGACTGGCTGCTCGAGACCCACGCCCACGCCGACCACCTTTCGGCCGCGCCCTACCTCAAGCAGCAGCTCGGGGGCAAGATCGGCATCGGCGCGCATATCCGCCAGGTGCAGGCCGTGTTCAAGGACCTTTTCAACGCCAAGGACATGAACACCCACGGCGCCGAGTTCGACCACCTGTTCGAGGACGGCGAGCGCTTCCGCATTGGCGGGCTGGCGGTCGAGGTGATGCACACGCCCGGCCACACGCCGGCCTGCCTCACCTACATCGTCGGGCAGGACGCCTTCGTCGGCGACACCCTGTTCATGCCCGACTACGGCACCGCACGCTGCGACTTCCCCGGCGGAGATGCGGCCACGCTGTTCCGCTCGATCCGCAAGCTACTGTCGCTGCCGCCCGAGACGCGCCTGCACCTGTGCCACGACTATCCGCCCGACGACCGCGCCCCGGTGTGGGAAACCACGGTGGCCGAGCAGCGGGCGAAGAACGTCCACGTCCATGAAGGCGTAGCCGAGGCCGACTTCGTTGCCATGCGCACCGCACGCGATCGCACGCTGGCCATGCCGACGCTGATCCTGCCGGCGATCCAGGTCAACGTGCGTGCCGGCAACCTGCCACCGGCCGAGGACAACGGCGTGCATTACCTGAAGATCCCGATCGACCTGCTGTAG
- a CDS encoding nitrogen fixation protein — translation MKIAVTSQNFRTVTAHAGKARRFLIYDISCPCSPREVDRLDLPMEMAFHAFRGDRHPIDGMTALITAGAGEGFRKRMAQRGIELVVTGESDPLQAIVDYTQGVVKPAAAHDHADHTC, via the coding sequence ATGAAGATCGCCGTCACCAGCCAGAACTTCCGCACGGTCACCGCGCACGCCGGCAAGGCCCGGCGGTTTCTCATCTACGACATCAGCTGCCCCTGCTCCCCGCGCGAGGTCGATCGTCTCGACCTGCCGATGGAGATGGCCTTCCATGCGTTCCGTGGCGACCGACACCCGATCGACGGCATGACCGCACTCATCACCGCGGGTGCGGGCGAAGGCTTTCGCAAGCGGATGGCGCAGCGCGGCATCGAACTGGTCGTGACCGGCGAATCCGATCCCCTGCAGGCCATCGTCGACTACACGCAGGGCGTGGTGAAACCCGCGGCGGCCCACGATCACGCGGACCACACCTGCTAG
- the petA gene encoding ubiquinol-cytochrome c reductase iron-sulfur subunit encodes MSDNLKKERRRLLIATSAAGAVGAAATAVPFVASLTPSERARAAGAPVEADVSKLAAGEMMTVEWRGKPVWILRRTAEMLASLEGHEPRLADPASAEPQQPDYAANRHRSINPDYLVVIGICTHLGCSPSEKFASGAASGIGDDWPGGFLCPCHGSIFDLAGRVFLSQPAPTNLEIPPHKWLSGSLVLIGEDDSTTA; translated from the coding sequence ATGTCGGATAACCTGAAGAAGGAACGTCGTCGGCTCCTGATCGCGACTTCCGCTGCCGGGGCTGTCGGCGCCGCGGCCACTGCCGTTCCCTTCGTCGCCAGCCTGACGCCGTCCGAACGGGCCCGCGCTGCTGGCGCGCCGGTCGAGGCCGATGTCAGCAAGCTCGCCGCCGGCGAGATGATGACCGTCGAGTGGCGTGGCAAGCCGGTGTGGATCCTGCGCCGCACGGCCGAGATGCTGGCCAGTCTGGAAGGGCATGAGCCTCGGCTGGCCGACCCCGCGTCGGCTGAGCCGCAGCAGCCCGACTACGCCGCCAATCGTCATCGTTCGATCAATCCCGACTACCTCGTGGTGATCGGTATCTGCACCCACCTCGGCTGCTCGCCGTCGGAGAAGTTCGCGTCCGGGGCCGCCAGCGGCATCGGCGATGACTGGCCCGGCGGCTTCCTGTGCCCGTGCCACGGTTCGATCTTCGACCTCGCCGGACGTGTGTTCCTCAGCCAGCCGGCACCTACCAACCTCGAGATTCCGCCGCACAAGTGGCTGTCGGGGAGCCTGGTGCTGATCGGCGAGGACGACTCGACCACCGCCTGA
- the cydP gene encoding cytochrome oxidase putative small subunit CydP: protein MKPSDQGLLRHLTLVLVIKLVLITALWWVFIRDAKVAVDPGAMAAQVLAPASKTQHTTSGETHGQ, encoded by the coding sequence ATGAAGCCGTCCGACCAAGGCCTGTTGCGTCATCTCACCCTCGTACTCGTGATCAAGCTGGTGCTGATCACCGCGCTGTGGTGGGTGTTCATCCGCGACGCGAAGGTGGCAGTCGACCCTGGCGCCATGGCTGCGCAGGTGCTCGCCCCGGCAAGCAAGACACAACACACGACATCTGGAGAAACCCATGGTCAGTGA
- a CDS encoding cytochrome ubiquinol oxidase subunit I, whose product MVSEQLVDLSRLQFAATAMYHFLFVPLTIGMVWMLVIMESVYVMTGKTIYKDMTRFWGKLFGINFALGVTTGITLEFQFGTNWAYYSHYVGDIFGAPLAIEGLMAFFLESTFIGLFFFGWDRLSRQQHLLVTILMAVGTNLSALWILIANGWMQNPVGSEFSYETMRMELTDFWAVVFNPVAQGKFVHTVSAGYVTGAMFVLSISAWYLLRGRDVEFAKRSFRIAAAFGFASICSVIVLGDESGYALGEAQQTKLAAMEAMWETEPAPASFNVIAVPNEAEMKNDFALHIPWVMGLIGTRSLDKELPGLNQIYALNRERVIVGVEAVKLLEALRKNPQDAALREAFDEVKADLGFGLLLKKYVASMDDVTPELIDRAARDTLPRVTPLFWTFRIMVALGFAMLALFGAALWYSIKGDFAQRPWLLRWSLWFLPMPWLACEMGWFVAEYGRQPWTIYGVLPTHLSVSTLTVESLYGSLAGFVGFYTLLLIVEMYLMVKFARQGPGSLGTGRYKNETHHAHA is encoded by the coding sequence ATGGTCAGTGAGCAACTCGTCGATCTGTCGCGGCTGCAGTTCGCCGCCACGGCGATGTACCACTTCCTGTTCGTGCCGCTCACCATCGGCATGGTGTGGATGCTGGTCATCATGGAAAGCGTCTATGTCATGACCGGCAAGACGATCTACAAGGACATGACCCGCTTCTGGGGCAAGCTGTTCGGCATCAACTTCGCGCTCGGCGTCACCACCGGCATCACGCTCGAGTTCCAGTTCGGCACCAACTGGGCCTACTACTCGCACTACGTGGGCGACATCTTCGGTGCGCCGCTGGCGATCGAGGGCCTGATGGCCTTCTTCCTCGAATCGACCTTCATCGGCCTGTTCTTCTTCGGCTGGGACCGCCTGTCGCGCCAGCAGCACCTGCTGGTGACGATCCTGATGGCGGTGGGCACCAACCTGTCGGCCTTGTGGATCCTGATCGCCAACGGCTGGATGCAGAACCCGGTGGGCTCGGAATTCAGCTACGAGACGATGCGCATGGAACTCACCGATTTCTGGGCGGTGGTGTTCAACCCGGTGGCGCAGGGCAAGTTCGTGCATACGGTGTCGGCTGGCTATGTGACCGGCGCGATGTTCGTGCTGTCGATCTCGGCCTGGTACCTGCTGCGCGGGCGCGACGTGGAGTTCGCCAAGCGCTCGTTCCGCATCGCGGCGGCCTTCGGCTTCGCCTCGATCTGCTCGGTGATCGTGCTCGGTGACGAGTCCGGCTACGCGCTCGGCGAGGCCCAGCAGACCAAGCTCGCGGCGATGGAGGCGATGTGGGAGACCGAACCGGCCCCGGCGAGCTTCAACGTCATCGCCGTGCCCAACGAAGCCGAGATGAAGAACGACTTCGCCCTCCACATCCCCTGGGTGATGGGCCTGATCGGCACGCGCTCGCTGGACAAGGAGCTGCCCGGCCTCAACCAGATCTACGCGCTGAACCGCGAACGCGTGATCGTGGGCGTGGAGGCGGTGAAGCTGCTCGAAGCGCTGCGCAAGAACCCGCAGGACGCGGCGCTGCGCGAGGCCTTCGACGAGGTCAAGGCCGACCTCGGTTTCGGCCTGCTGCTCAAGAAGTACGTCGCCTCGATGGACGACGTCACCCCCGAACTCATCGACCGCGCCGCGCGCGACACGCTGCCCAGGGTGACGCCGCTGTTCTGGACCTTCCGCATCATGGTGGCGCTGGGCTTCGCGATGCTGGCGCTGTTCGGCGCTGCGCTGTGGTACTCGATCAAGGGCGACTTCGCCCAGCGGCCGTGGCTGCTCAGGTGGTCGCTGTGGTTCCTCCCGATGCCCTGGCTGGCCTGCGAGATGGGCTGGTTCGTGGCCGAGTACGGCCGCCAGCCGTGGACGATCTACGGCGTGCTGCCCACCCACCTGTCGGTCTCGACACTGACGGTGGAAAGCCTGTACGGCTCGCTCGCCGGCTTCGTCGGCTTCTACACCCTGCTGCTGATCGTCGAGATGTATCTGATGGTGAAGTTCGCCCGCCAGGGCCCGGGCAGCCTGGGCACCGGCCGCTACAAGAACGAAACCCACCACGCCCACGCCTGA
- the cydB gene encoding cytochrome d ubiquinol oxidase subunit II: MIFDYPTLKLIWWLLVGVLLVGFAIMDGHDMGVGTLLPFVGRNDEERRVVINTVGPHWDGNQVWFITGGGAIFAAWPIVYATAFSGFYWAMLAVLWALFFRPVGFDYRSKIHNATWRSTWDWGLFIGGAVPPLIFGVAFGNLLQGVPFHFDDTLVPYYTGSFWGLLNPFALLAGVVSTAMITFHGAIYLAHRTEGGIQRRSITAALIFGVLMLAGFSAAGLWIANGDFGYVITSVIDTAALPNPLAKTVELKPGAWLANYDTAPLTMLVPALAYAGGLAALALVWKGRTLAAFVASSLAIVGVIGTAGVSMFPFVMPSSTVPGASLTVWDAVSSQRTLGIMFWATLIFMPIIVAYTSWAYSVMAGKVTAAYIRENEHSAY; this comes from the coding sequence ATGATCTTCGACTACCCGACCCTGAAACTCATCTGGTGGCTGCTGGTGGGCGTGCTGCTCGTCGGCTTCGCCATCATGGACGGCCACGACATGGGCGTGGGCACGCTGTTGCCCTTCGTCGGCAGGAACGACGAGGAGCGCCGCGTCGTCATCAACACCGTCGGCCCGCACTGGGACGGCAACCAGGTGTGGTTCATCACCGGCGGTGGCGCCATCTTCGCCGCCTGGCCGATCGTCTATGCCACCGCCTTCTCGGGCTTCTACTGGGCCATGCTGGCGGTGTTGTGGGCGCTCTTCTTCCGCCCGGTGGGCTTCGACTACCGCAGCAAGATCCACAACGCCACCTGGCGCAGCACCTGGGACTGGGGCCTTTTCATCGGCGGGGCGGTGCCGCCGCTGATCTTCGGCGTGGCCTTCGGCAACCTGTTGCAGGGCGTGCCCTTCCACTTCGACGACACTCTGGTGCCCTACTACACCGGCAGCTTCTGGGGGCTGCTCAATCCCTTCGCGTTGCTGGCCGGCGTGGTGAGCACGGCGATGATCACCTTCCACGGCGCGATCTATCTTGCGCACCGCACCGAGGGCGGCATCCAGCGCCGTTCGATCACCGCCGCGCTGATCTTCGGCGTGCTGATGCTGGCCGGCTTCAGCGCCGCGGGGCTGTGGATCGCCAACGGCGACTTCGGCTATGTGATCACCTCCGTGATCGACACCGCGGCGCTGCCCAACCCGCTCGCCAAGACGGTCGAACTGAAGCCGGGTGCCTGGCTGGCCAACTACGACACCGCGCCGCTGACGATGCTGGTGCCGGCGCTGGCCTACGCGGGCGGACTCGCCGCGCTGGCGCTGGTATGGAAGGGCCGCACGCTGGCTGCCTTCGTCGCCTCGTCGCTTGCCATCGTGGGCGTGATCGGCACCGCCGGCGTGTCGATGTTCCCCTTCGTGATGCCCTCCTCCACCGTGCCGGGCGCCAGCCTCACCGTGTGGGACGCCGTCTCGAGCCAGCGCACGCTGGGCATCATGTTCTGGGCCACGCTGATCTTCATGCCGATCATCGTCGCCTACACCAGCTGGGCCTACAGCGTGATGGCGGGCAAGGTCACCGCAGCCTACATCCGCGAGAACGAGCACTCCGCGTACTGA
- the cydX gene encoding cytochrome bd-I oxidase subunit CydX produces the protein MWYFAWVLGIGFAVLLAILNALWGENEDAREEAREQARADALRQAHADVDPARANGKAAH, from the coding sequence ATGTGGTACTTCGCCTGGGTCCTGGGCATCGGCTTCGCCGTGCTGCTGGCCATCCTCAACGCGCTGTGGGGCGAAAATGAAGACGCGCGCGAAGAGGCGCGCGAGCAGGCGCGTGCCGACGCCCTGCGCCAGGCCCATGCCGACGTCGATCCCGCCCGCGCAAACGGCAAGGCTGCGCACTGA
- a CDS encoding cyd operon YbgE family protein — MHTKVSPLPAAPAGGIRLLPLLAAIAIMLGITAWPAALSGPQGVADHWAALALFWAMSAGFVRGVGFVPRHVAWRLLFSSLACLLGLALAVGRLVSLQGGAM; from the coding sequence ATGCACACCAAGGTCTCACCCCTCCCCGCGGCGCCGGCGGGCGGCATCCGGCTGCTGCCCTTGCTGGCTGCGATCGCGATCATGCTGGGCATCACGGCCTGGCCTGCCGCCCTCTCCGGTCCGCAAGGCGTCGCCGACCACTGGGCCGCCCTGGCGCTGTTCTGGGCCATGAGCGCGGGCTTCGTGCGCGGCGTCGGCTTCGTGCCGCGCCATGTGGCCTGGCGCCTGCTTTTCTCGAGCCTGGCCTGCCTGCTCGGCCTCGCCCTGGCTGTCGGCCGCCTCGTTTCCTTGCAGGGCGGCGCTATGTGA
- a CDS encoding FAD/NAD(P)-binding oxidoreductase, translating into MSHTPESPCATPDVDATRRRLLFGASVLPVVAGSGLAVATQPARASLKTTARIVIAGSGLGGLAIASRLSRELDGARITIIDRKEVHNYQPGYTLVATGIWPVDKVSDRNADLVPAGVEWVREMVAEFDPEANAVVTDSGKRIAYDYLVVATGLHLDFAQIEGMDVAAIGTHGLGCVYPSPAAAEATWQAMDAFRQKGGQALMTLPATPLKCAGAPLKMTFMIADRLKQAGTRTRSKIDFHSALGNIFSVPRINEEVLRRWAELDIPVTFNSKLVAVDVGARRATVSSPEGERTEIDYDFIHVVPPMRAPDPVKNSPLSWKEGGFAAGGWLEVDPKTLRHRRFPNVFGIGDINGTGKGKTAATVKKSAPIVAQHLIDVIAGREPSLVFDGYTSCPLLLREGSALLIEFDYNNNLTPSLPMIDPLQDSYFAWVMKYRLLKPAYMAVAKGRV; encoded by the coding sequence ATGTCCCATACGCCTGAATCCCCCTGCGCCACGCCCGACGTCGATGCCACGCGACGTCGCCTGCTGTTCGGCGCCTCCGTGCTGCCCGTGGTCGCCGGCAGCGGCCTCGCCGTGGCCACCCAGCCGGCTCGCGCGTCGCTGAAGACCACGGCGCGCATCGTCATCGCCGGCAGCGGTCTGGGTGGCCTGGCCATTGCCAGCCGCCTGTCGCGCGAGCTCGACGGCGCCAGGATCACGATCATCGACCGCAAGGAAGTCCACAACTACCAGCCCGGCTACACCCTGGTGGCGACCGGCATCTGGCCGGTCGACAAGGTCAGCGACCGCAACGCCGACCTGGTGCCCGCCGGCGTGGAATGGGTGCGCGAGATGGTGGCCGAGTTCGACCCCGAGGCCAACGCGGTCGTCACCGACAGCGGCAAGCGCATCGCGTACGACTACCTGGTGGTGGCCACCGGCCTGCATCTGGACTTCGCCCAGATCGAAGGCATGGACGTCGCCGCCATCGGCACCCACGGCCTGGGCTGCGTCTATCCCAGCCCCGCCGCGGCGGAAGCAACCTGGCAGGCGATGGACGCTTTCCGCCAGAAGGGCGGCCAGGCGCTGATGACCTTGCCCGCCACGCCGTTGAAGTGTGCCGGCGCGCCACTGAAGATGACCTTCATGATCGCCGACCGCCTGAAGCAGGCCGGCACGCGTACGCGCTCGAAGATCGACTTCCACTCTGCGCTCGGCAACATCTTCAGCGTGCCGCGCATCAACGAAGAGGTCCTGCGCCGCTGGGCCGAGCTCGACATCCCGGTCACCTTCAACAGCAAGCTCGTCGCGGTGGACGTCGGCGCGCGCCGCGCCACCGTGAGCAGTCCGGAAGGCGAACGCACCGAGATCGACTATGACTTCATCCACGTCGTGCCGCCGATGCGCGCGCCCGACCCGGTGAAGAACAGCCCGCTGTCATGGAAGGAAGGCGGCTTCGCCGCCGGTGGCTGGCTGGAGGTCGACCCCAAGACCCTGCGCCACCGCCGCTTCCCGAACGTGTTCGGGATTGGCGACATCAACGGCACCGGCAAGGGCAAGACCGCCGCCACGGTCAAGAAGAGCGCGCCGATCGTGGCACAGCACCTCATCGACGTCATCGCGGGTCGCGAGCCCTCGCTGGTTTTCGACGGCTACACCTCCTGCCCGCTGCTGCTGCGCGAGGGCTCGGCCCTACTCATCGAGTTCGACTACAACAACAATCTCACGCCCTCCCTGCCGATGATCGATCCGCTCCAGGACAGCTACTTCGCCTGGGTCATGAAATACCGCCTGCTCAAGCCCGCCTACATGGCGGTGGCCAAGGGTCGGGTCTAG
- a CDS encoding rhodanese-like domain-containing protein has product MKRLLIAAALGFAALTAQAADIGISAQETYAKIQVGEPSVLFIDVRDPVEIMFVGFSDVVHANIPYLMVDRTQWNAERGVFRLYQNPDFVAQVKAELEKRGMGMDAEIITMCRSGSERGEPSADFLRKNGFPNARFVIDGFQGAAIKDGPQAGFRLKNGWQNSGLPWSAKMNPEKIYRTDQR; this is encoded by the coding sequence ATGAAACGACTCTTGATCGCCGCCGCACTCGGCTTCGCAGCCCTCACCGCCCAGGCCGCCGACATCGGCATCTCCGCCCAGGAAACCTACGCCAAGATCCAGGTCGGCGAACCCAGCGTGCTGTTCATCGACGTACGCGACCCGGTCGAGATCATGTTCGTCGGCTTCAGCGACGTCGTGCATGCGAACATCCCCTACCTGATGGTCGACCGCACGCAGTGGAACGCCGAGCGCGGGGTGTTCAGGCTCTACCAGAACCCCGACTTCGTCGCCCAGGTCAAGGCCGAGCTGGAAAAGCGCGGCATGGGCATGGACGCCGAGATCATCACGATGTGCCGTTCGGGCAGCGAGCGCGGCGAGCCGAGCGCAGACTTCCTGCGCAAGAATGGCTTTCCGAATGCACGCTTCGTCATCGACGGTTTCCAGGGCGCGGCGATCAAGGACGGCCCGCAGGCCGGCTTCCGCTTGAAGAACGGCTGGCAGAACAGCGGCCTGCCGTGGTCCGCGAAGATGAATCCGGAAAAGATCTACCGTACCGACCAGCGCTGA
- a CDS encoding cytochrome C, whose amino-acid sequence MKRARPSILAATLILASTAPAALAGDTDPEQAMIERGRYIARIAGCNDCHTPNYAMTGGAVPEQQWLTGDRLGWRGPWGTTYPTNLRLSVSRVDEDSWVRNARTASARPPMPWFALRDMDERDLRAFYRFVRALGPAGEPAPAYLPPGVQPQGVAIVFPAAPE is encoded by the coding sequence ATGAAACGAGCGCGCCCTTCCATCCTCGCCGCAACCCTCATCCTCGCCAGCACGGCGCCGGCGGCCCTTGCCGGCGACACCGACCCGGAGCAGGCGATGATCGAGCGCGGCCGCTACATCGCCCGCATCGCCGGCTGCAACGACTGCCACACGCCGAACTATGCGATGACCGGCGGCGCGGTACCCGAGCAGCAGTGGCTCACCGGTGATCGCCTGGGCTGGCGCGGCCCCTGGGGCACGACCTACCCGACGAACCTGCGGCTGTCGGTCAGCCGCGTCGACGAGGACAGCTGGGTGCGCAACGCGCGCACGGCAAGTGCTCGCCCACCCATGCCGTGGTTCGCGCTGCGCGACATGGACGAGCGCGACCTGCGCGCGTTCTACCGCTTCGTGCGCGCGCTCGGTCCGGCAGGCGAACCGGCCCCCGCCTACCTTCCTCCCGGGGTGCAGCCGCAGGGCGTCGCGATCGTGTTCCCGGCAGCACCCGAGTAG
- a CDS encoding GAF domain-containing protein: MKLKLDAIRGCLDGAIPGTIATCSADGVPNAAYLSQVQYVDADHVALSWQFFNTTRRNILANPFARVALIDPLTAAHYRLLLRYRRTEEEGPLFEIMRAKLAGIASHTGMAGVFRLLGADVYRVLEIVQVPGATLPPPPPRANLLAALRASVEELCLCSELDGLLAQTLDCLERHFDIHHAMILMLDSSAGRLYTVASKGYDASGIGSEIALGDGVIGVAARERTPIRIGHFAADYSYGKAIRDNLERSGQAASMDTEIPLPGLPRANSQLAVPIRTGQRVLGVLYVESAQEQRFSYDDEDVMVSLAGGLGAAMQLLHHGTQDHCDENRGTAHLPPAAPTGPPLQVRHFGENDSIFLDAEYLIKGVAGSILWTLLRDHAETGRTAFSNRELRLDPRIRLPDISDNLEARLILLSRRLVERKVPIRIEKTSRGCFALRVERPLQLSHVPAPG, encoded by the coding sequence ATGAAGCTCAAGCTCGATGCCATCCGCGGCTGCCTCGACGGTGCCATCCCGGGAACGATCGCCACCTGCTCGGCGGACGGCGTGCCCAATGCGGCGTATCTCTCCCAGGTGCAGTACGTGGACGCCGACCATGTCGCCCTGTCCTGGCAGTTCTTCAACACCACCCGCCGCAACATCCTGGCCAATCCTTTCGCGCGCGTCGCCCTCATCGACCCGCTGACGGCGGCGCACTACCGGCTCTTGCTGCGCTACCGGCGCACCGAGGAAGAAGGACCGCTGTTCGAGATCATGAGGGCGAAACTGGCCGGGATCGCCTCGCACACCGGCATGGCCGGCGTCTTCCGCCTGCTCGGCGCCGACGTCTATCGCGTGCTCGAGATCGTCCAGGTCCCCGGCGCCACCCTGCCGCCCCCGCCGCCTCGCGCCAACCTGCTCGCCGCGCTGCGCGCCAGCGTCGAGGAGCTCTGCCTGTGCAGCGAACTGGATGGCCTGCTGGCGCAAACCCTCGACTGCCTGGAGCGCCACTTCGACATCCACCACGCGATGATCCTGATGCTCGATTCTTCGGCCGGTCGGCTCTACACCGTCGCCAGCAAGGGCTACGACGCCTCCGGCATCGGCTCCGAGATTGCCCTTGGCGACGGAGTGATCGGCGTCGCGGCGCGCGAGCGCACCCCGATCCGGATCGGCCATTTCGCCGCCGATTACAGCTACGGCAAGGCGATCCGCGACAACCTCGAGCGTAGCGGCCAGGCGGCCAGCATGGACACCGAGATTCCCCTGCCCGGCCTGCCGCGCGCGAACAGCCAGCTCGCGGTCCCGATCCGCACCGGCCAGCGCGTGCTTGGCGTGCTCTATGTCGAGAGCGCGCAGGAGCAGCGCTTCAGCTACGACGACGAGGACGTCATGGTGTCGCTGGCGGGCGGCCTGGGTGCGGCGATGCAGTTGCTGCATCACGGTACGCAGGATCACTGCGATGAAAACCGGGGCACTGCCCACCTGCCGCCCGCCGCGCCGACCGGCCCACCGCTGCAGGTCCGCCATTTTGGCGAGAACGACAGCATCTTCCTCGACGCGGAATACCTGATCAAGGGCGTTGCCGGATCGATCCTGTGGACGCTGCTGCGCGACCACGCCGAAACAGGCCGTACCGCGTTCAGCAACCGCGAGTTGCGGCTCGACCCCCGCATCCGCCTGCCCGACATCAGCGACAACCTCGAGGCCAGGCTGATCCTGCTCAGCCGCCGGCTGGTCGAACGCAAGGTGCCGATCCGCATCGAGAAGACGTCCCGCGGCTGCTTCGCGCTGCGCGTGGAACGCCCGCTCCAGCTCAGCCACGTGCCCGCCCCCGGCTGA
- a CDS encoding GatB/YqeY domain-containing protein, translated as MSLLAQLKKDSLLARKAADSVRATLLSTLIAEAEMVGKNAGNRESSDDEVQQTIRKFLKNNQEAVAVIKDADRLAVLAQESAILTSYLPPMASEAEVKAFIADTVAGLADRSPKQMGAVMGALKGKFGTSFDAKQANAWVKEALAG; from the coding sequence ATGAGCCTGCTCGCCCAACTGAAAAAGGATTCCCTCCTCGCCCGCAAGGCCGCCGACAGCGTGCGCGCCACCCTGTTGTCCACGCTGATCGCCGAGGCCGAGATGGTCGGCAAGAACGCCGGCAACCGCGAGAGCAGCGATGACGAGGTTCAGCAGACCATTCGCAAGTTCCTGAAGAACAACCAGGAGGCGGTGGCGGTGATCAAGGATGCCGACCGCCTCGCGGTGCTCGCGCAGGAATCGGCGATCCTGACGTCCTACCTGCCGCCGATGGCGAGCGAAGCCGAGGTGAAGGCCTTCATCGCCGACACCGTCGCCGGCCTGGCCGACCGCTCGCCGAAACAGATGGGCGCAGTGATGGGCGCGCTGAAAGGGAAGTTCGGCACCAGCTTCGACGCCAAGCAGGCGAATGCCTGGGTGAAGGAAGCGCTCGCCGGCTGA